From the Mesoplasma syrphidae genome, the window ATGAATGAAACTGAATTATGATTGAAAATTAAAGAATCGCTTTCAACAAGTGAAATTGTCGATGAAGAAGTTTATAACGATTACATTACAACTGCTAAGTTAATTAAAAACGATCAAGACGAATATAACTTAATTGTAAAATCACAGTTTGCTATTAGAGTTATTACTCCTTTAAAAGATGTCATTGTCAAAGCAATCAAAAAACATTTGGGTCATTTGGTAATTTTTAATTTTATTACTGCAGCTCAATATAAAGAAAATCAAAAACAACTTAAAGAAGTTGTCGCATCAAAACCTGTTTCACCATTTGCTACTAAAAAATACTCTGCGATGTTTGAAAATTTTATTGAGGGTGAAAGCAATAAGCAAGCATTTCTTGCCTCAAAAATGATTGCTCATAATCCTGGAAAGCAGTACATTCCTTTATTTATTTATGGTGATTCGGGACTTGGAAAAACTCATTTATTGCAGGCTATTTATAATGAAGTAACTGACAAAAAACCTGAGTTAAAAACTTTGTTTTTGACTAGCGAATCATTAATTAAGCGTGTTGTTGATGTATTGTATAAAGATCACGATGCAATTGAATCTTTTAAAGAGGAACTAATGTCATATGATGTTCTTTTAATTGATGATATTCAATTTTTGGCAAAAAAGGAAAAAACAAATGAAATTTTCTTTACAATTTTTAATCATTTTATTGAAAATAATAAGCAATTGGTTTTTTCAAGTGATAAGTCTCCCGATAATTTAAATGGTTTTGATAAGCGAATTATTACTCGTTTCGATATGGGATTAACAACTTCAATTAAAACTTTGGATTTTGAAACAGCAGTTTTAATAACTAAAGCAGAAATTAAAATTCAAGGAATTAGGCAGTCAATTTCTTATGAAGCTTTAAATTATTTGGCAACTTATTATGCCGATGATGTTCGTAAAATTAAGGGATCAATTTCTAAAATTAGTTTCTGAGGAATTCAAAATGAAGTTGTTAAAGAAATAGATATGGATGTTATATCAACACTGTTCAAAGATGTCTCAACAGCAAATTTGGGAATTTTGAATGTTAAAAAAGTTAAGGAAATTGTTGGTGAAAAGTATGGTGTTTCTGTTAAATCAATTGATGGTAAAGCTCGAACAGCAAATATTGCCAATGCTCGCCATTTATCAATGTATTTAGTTAAAAATATTTTAAATCACTCATTGTCACAAATCGGAACTGAGTTTGGAGGCAAAGATCATACAACAGTAATTAATGCTGTTAATAAAATTGAAAATTTAATGAATACTGATAAAAATTTCAAATTGGTTGTTGAAGTTTTGAAAACTAAAATCTTATCGAAATAAGATTTTAGTTTTTTTTTTTTTTTTGTGGGCAAAACTTTTTAAAATTTTCATTAACTGCCTTACTCATATTTTGTTATCCACATATCCACATCATAATACTAATAAAGTATAGTAATGTAATAAGAAATAGCGCATAGGTCTTGCTACTAAAACTTGAGATTTGCATAAAATGTCCTTAATATTTGTGAGATAATATTTTTAATAAAGCGGAGTATACAAAATGAAATTTTCAATTAATAGAGCAATCTTACTAGAAGAAATTTATAAAGCCAATAAAATTTTGGATCTCAAAAACCCAAACCCAACAATCGGGGGAATTTTTTTAGAATTGACAATGGATAAATTGACTATAATTTCAACAAATACTGTTTTGTCTTTTAAAAGTGTTTTAACAAATAATAATGCAGATTTGGATATAAATGAGCCAGGTAAAATTTTAATTAAGGGACGCTATGTAATTGAAATGTTAAGAAGATTAGATGATCAGTATGTGAATTTTACAGCTGTAGAAAATTCGGAGTTACGAATTTCAACAACGTCTTCAGAGTTTAACATTAACATTTTGGATGCCGAAGATTATCCAAGTTTAGGTTTTAGAGAAAAAGGAACAATTTTAGAACTTGATGGTCAAGAATTTAAGCGCACATTGGCACAAACTTTAATTTCAATTGATGAATGAAGCAAAAAATTATCGTTATCAGGGTTGAATGTTCATGTAACTAACGAAAGTGTAATTTTTTCGGCAACGGATTTGTTTAGAATTAGTCAAAAAACAATTAGTCTAACTGATAAAGAAACTGAAGAAATTAATATAACAATTCCATATAAGACTCTTTTGGAATTGCCCAAGTTATTGGAGAATGCTGAAAAATTAAAAATTGTTATTTCAGAGGGGTATGTAACATTTGTAATTAATAATGTTTTATTTCAGTCAAATTTAATTGATGGGCAGTTTCCAAATGTAAGTGCAGCATTTCCACAAGAATTTTCAGCGGTTATTTTTGTTGAGTCTAAAAAACTTTTGAAAACCTTAAACAGAGCAGATTTACCAAATGATGATGGGTTGCCACAAATTATCAATTTGCGAATTGAAGATGATAGTATTTATGTTAAATCAACCGTATCTGAAGTTGGGAATTACGAAGAAGAGTTTAAAGATTTTAAACTTGAAGGAACAGGAAATTTGGTTATTAGTTTTAATTCTAAATTTTTACTAGAAGCTTTAAAAACTTTTGATAACGAACCAATTAAACTACAATTTGTTAATCCAACAAGACCTGTTGTAATTAGTAAGCAAAGAAATGATAAATTAAAGCAAGTTGTTTTACCAACATATTTAGGAAATTAAAAAAATACAAGTTTTTATCAACTTGTATTTTTTAATCTTGATACCAGTTATTGAATCTTTTTATACTTTAAAGCCCCATCAATAACGGCATATCCACGATTTTTAGCTGTTTTAACTGGAACATCAAAGAAGTCAGCGAAGAAATCCTTAACCCCAATAATTCCTGCCAATTCACCGGTTATTTTAATCCCATTTTTAATAATACTTGTACGAATGTACATTGGACAACTTTCCAATACCGTTGTCACCAATGCCTTATAACTTGTAAAAATTTGGGTAAAAATTTTCTTAAACTCCGAATCATTAACAGTAACAGTACGACGTTCGTTTGTAATCATATCTCTTCCATTAAGGATTAATTCTAAATCATCACGTAGTTTAATAACTGAGCCAAGTGATCATTTAATTTTCTCAATAATCTCTTGTTCTACGACTAGACCAAAATTTTCTTTCAGAATTTGAATAAGCAAATCATCTAAATGTTTTTCCGCAAAAGTTGTCTGTTTATATGCCAAAATTTCTCGTTCTGCAATTACAGCTACAGTTGCCTTAAAATAATCAATATCCAAAATTATAGTTCCATATTCATCATCAATATCAGTATTTGCACCAACAGCTGCAAGGAAAATCTTTGGAACAAATTCAACGGAATCATATTTAAAATTATCAATAATGTTTAAAATAATTTTTTGAATTTGCTCATTTTCAATTGTTGGGGCAGATATAATCAACTCCGCTCCTTGAAAATGAACCTTAAAATTATCCAAAATAACTTTAACCATGTCCTTAAAAATTTCCAAATTTTGTACTTCATCGTTTTCTAAAGGTGCTACAACACGTAAAGGTTTGTCAACTCTGTCTATCATTTTTTTAGCATCTTTACCTAATACAACAACTTCGGTTGTTAAATCATTTCAGCATACTAATGATAAATCATCATAAAGCGTTCCGCTTTCGCTGGAAATAATTCTTGTGTATTCACCACCAAAAACAATTCCAATTCTTTTATTACTCATAATTTACCCCTTTAATTGTTATATTTATAATAATAATTTATCATTTTTATAAGTACTTAAAAAGGAAATGCGATATGAATGAACAAAAAATCAAACAAATAATCATAGTTGAAGGCAAATCCGATACTCAGAAACTTAAAAAGATTTATGGCGAGAATTTGAAAACAATTGAGACTCAAGGATTAAGTTTGAGCAAAGAGACGTTAGAATTTATTAAAAAAGTAAATGACGAAATTGGTGTTATTATTTTTACAGACCCTGATGGTCCGGGCAAAAAAATCCGTGAGCGTATAATTAATTTTTTAGATGGAAAAGTTGTAAATGCCTTTATTACCAAAGAAAATATTGAATTTAATAGTAAAAAAATTGGAGTTGCAGAAGCAAATGAAGTAGCTATTAAAAAAGCACTTGAGGACCTAGTAATTTTCGACAAGACAAAAGAGTCTTTAACTTGAAAACAATATTTAGATAATGATTTTTATTTAAAAGAAAATCGCAGTATTATTTGCAAAAAAAATGGCTGAAATCAACAAATTAGTTCAAAAACTTTATTTAAGTGATTAAATTGAATTAATTTGAATGTAGAAGATATTAAGGCGATATTAGGAGAATAAAATGGAAATACAGGCAAAGAAAAAATTCGGTCAAAATTTTATTAGTGATGAGAATTTAATTAATAAAATAATTGCGACATTAGGAAATAACCAAGATCAATTAATTATTGAAATTGGACCAGGAACTGGGGCATTAACAAAAAAGTTAGTTGAAAAATTTTCTAAAGTAATTGCAATAGAAATTGATTCAGACATGGAGCCAATTTTAAAAAATAAAATTCAAAATGATAATTTTATTTTTTTCTTGTCTGATGTTCTTGAAGTTGATTTTGAGGAACTAATTAAATCTTATCGAACTTCGCCGCAACAAAAAGTTTCAATTATTTCTAATATGCCATATTACATTACAAGTGAAATTTTATTTAAGACGTTTAAATTGCATAGCTATTTGGAAAAAGCGGTTTTTATGATGCAAAAAGAAGTTGCAGTACGGGTTTGTGCAAATAAGGGAGAAAATAACTACAATAATTTATCAATTGCTGCAGAGTTTTTTGCAGACAAAAAGTATGAATTTACAGTTAGTAAAG encodes:
- the dnaA gene encoding chromosomal replication initiator protein DnaA produces the protein MNETELWLKIKESLSTSEIVDEEVYNDYITTAKLIKNDQDEYNLIVKSQFAIRVITPLKDVIVKAIKKHLGHLVIFNFITAAQYKENQKQLKEVVASKPVSPFATKKYSAMFENFIEGESNKQAFLASKMIAHNPGKQYIPLFIYGDSGLGKTHLLQAIYNEVTDKKPELKTLFLTSESLIKRVVDVLYKDHDAIESFKEELMSYDVLLIDDIQFLAKKEKTNEIFFTIFNHFIENNKQLVFSSDKSPDNLNGFDKRIITRFDMGLTTSIKTLDFETAVLITKAEIKIQGIRQSISYEALNYLATYYADDVRKIKGSISKISFWGIQNEVVKEIDMDVISTLFKDVSTANLGILNVKKVKEIVGEKYGVSVKSIDGKARTANIANARHLSMYLVKNILNHSLSQIGTEFGGKDHTTVINAVNKIENLMNTDKNFKLVVEVLKTKILSK
- the dnaN gene encoding DNA polymerase III subunit beta, which produces MKFSINRAILLEEIYKANKILDLKNPNPTIGGIFLELTMDKLTIISTNTVLSFKSVLTNNNADLDINEPGKILIKGRYVIEMLRRLDDQYVNFTAVENSELRISTTSSEFNINILDAEDYPSLGFREKGTILELDGQEFKRTLAQTLISIDEWSKKLSLSGLNVHVTNESVIFSATDLFRISQKTISLTDKETEEINITIPYKTLLELPKLLENAEKLKIVISEGYVTFVINNVLFQSNLIDGQFPNVSAAFPQEFSAVIFVESKKLLKTLNRADLPNDDGLPQIINLRIEDDSIYVKSTVSEVGNYEEEFKDFKLEGTGNLVISFNSKFLLEALKTFDNEPIKLQFVNPTRPVVISKQRNDKLKQVVLPTYLGN
- a CDS encoding rod shape-determining protein, whose translation is MSNKRIGIVFGGEYTRIISSESGTLYDDLSLVCWNDLTTEVVVLGKDAKKMIDRVDKPLRVVAPLENDEVQNLEIFKDMVKVILDNFKVHFQGAELIISAPTIENEQIQKIILNIIDNFKYDSVEFVPKIFLAAVGANTDIDDEYGTIILDIDYFKATVAVIAEREILAYKQTTFAEKHLDDLLIQILKENFGLVVEQEIIEKIKWSLGSVIKLRDDLELILNGRDMITNERRTVTVNDSEFKKIFTQIFTSYKALVTTVLESCPMYIRTSIIKNGIKITGELAGIIGVKDFFADFFDVPVKTAKNRGYAVIDGALKYKKIQ
- the rnmV gene encoding ribonuclease M5; amino-acid sequence: MNEQKIKQIIIVEGKSDTQKLKKIYGENLKTIETQGLSLSKETLEFIKKVNDEIGVIIFTDPDGPGKKIRERIINFLDGKVVNAFITKENIEFNSKKIGVAEANEVAIKKALEDLVIFDKTKESLTWKQYLDNDFYLKENRSIICKKNGWNQQISSKTLFKWLNWINLNVEDIKAILGE
- the rsmA gene encoding 16S rRNA (adenine(1518)-N(6)/adenine(1519)-N(6))-dimethyltransferase RsmA, which encodes MEIQAKKKFGQNFISDENLINKIIATLGNNQDQLIIEIGPGTGALTKKLVEKFSKVIAIEIDSDMEPILKNKIQNDNFIFFLSDVLEVDFEELIKSYRTSPQQKVSIISNMPYYITSEILFKTFKLHSYLEKAVFMMQKEVAVRVCANKGENNYNNLSIAAEFFADKKYEFTVSKGMFRPIPKVDSAIISLTFKNEKNDLVKDNEKFIAFVRKLFNNKRKTILNNLSMLTNDKEQANKLLDEVMLNKNLRPEAIGIDDFIKLYNAYSK